A DNA window from Mycobacterium sp. IDR2000157661 contains the following coding sequences:
- a CDS encoding DUF7155 family protein, with protein sequence MHVTSTNNRARRLVAAGAFAVAAVAAPIAASLLGSSDAGQPAAQCLAWFGNKEDNNCMGYSNGNGVNVGTPEFGLYGPDGPGISTGPLFPGRIYGGGTGF encoded by the coding sequence ATGCACGTGACATCGACGAACAACCGGGCGCGCCGGCTCGTGGCCGCGGGCGCCTTCGCGGTGGCCGCCGTCGCGGCGCCGATCGCGGCTTCACTCCTCGGCTCGAGCGACGCCGGCCAGCCCGCGGCCCAGTGCCTGGCGTGGTTCGGCAATAAAGAAGACAACAACTGCATGGGCTACTCGAACGGCAACGGCGTCAACGTCGGCACCCCGGAGTTCGGCCTGTACGGGCCGGACGGACCCGGGATCAGCACGGGACCGTTGTTCCCGGGCCGGATCTACGGCGGCGGCACCGGCTTTTAG